In [Leptolyngbya] sp. PCC 7376, a genomic segment contains:
- the rpmH gene encoding 50S ribosomal protein L34: MTKRTLGGTVRKQKRTSGFRARMRSHTGKNVIRARRKKGRHRLSV, from the coding sequence ATGACTAAGCGAACTCTAGGCGGTACAGTCCGCAAACAAAAGAGAACATCTGGTTTTCGCGCTCGCATGCGTAGCCACACTGGCAAAAACGTTATCCGTGCCCGTCGTAAGAAAGGTCGTCATCGTCTCAGCGTCTAA
- a CDS encoding DUF2808 domain-containing protein: MQFFRSTLSRLAIATTLLGSTLAIIPQAVEARQPCGSFTINWGGTVRQGDILKCAVEWNTGAGRNDRYYLDIKKSKISDNFRTFELSFPKEFDGEINDEKIRVRVNGKEVELIAEDTAWDPVASPVLSNTQSSSETVANIENASASAPAPGNTGGELVIDESGNLVFVDQAELAEQEAIANAVSDNSAEAIEDEAEVDSDEPRSRSLFITLAEPLKKESEVEIILDRVENPSSGGMYVVTAFARTQGAPFPSKLGAWFLDVEF; the protein is encoded by the coding sequence ATGCAATTCTTCCGCTCCACACTCTCTCGTTTGGCGATCGCCACCACATTACTTGGCTCTACATTGGCGATTATTCCCCAAGCCGTTGAAGCTCGACAGCCCTGCGGCTCATTTACGATCAACTGGGGAGGTACCGTCCGCCAAGGCGATATCCTGAAATGTGCTGTTGAGTGGAATACAGGCGCTGGACGCAATGACCGTTATTATCTCGACATCAAAAAGAGTAAAATCTCCGACAATTTCCGTACCTTTGAGCTGAGTTTCCCTAAGGAATTTGATGGCGAGATTAACGACGAGAAGATCCGTGTTCGCGTCAATGGCAAAGAAGTAGAACTCATCGCAGAAGATACTGCGTGGGATCCCGTCGCTTCTCCAGTTTTAAGTAACACCCAAAGTTCTAGCGAAACCGTTGCCAATATTGAAAATGCTTCCGCTTCTGCTCCTGCCCCAGGTAATACAGGTGGCGAATTGGTTATTGATGAGAGCGGCAATTTAGTCTTTGTTGATCAAGCTGAACTCGCAGAGCAAGAGGCGATCGCCAACGCTGTTAGCGACAATTCTGCAGAAGCAATCGAAGACGAGGCAGAAGTAGACTCCGACGAACCCCGTAGCCGTTCACTATTTATCACCCTTGCTGAGCCCCTAAAGAAAGAAAGCGAAGTAGAAATCATCCTCGACAGAGTGGAGAACCCATCCAGCGGTGGTATGTATGTCGTCACCGCTTTTGCCCGTACCCAAGGTGCCCCATTCCCAAGCAAACTAGGTGCTTGGTTCCTCGACGTTGAATTTTAA
- a CDS encoding ATP-binding protein: MNRRRPGFFNQFSQLAVVALVVTLMLAILDFRDRSEVNRILIEQQTLLLLKKQLTQANQDLLRARLNESQLINTQKSIFFKGFEAKLEQVEAQTKNLTEESSDKEIREPLTTTLVHLENYQNSVSNTRNLQREMGLDDVDGILTQLKTSNQTIEKYLDLAEKKDLIFEFAHMQIQEKDFSSTLDMRLANQLNDQIEEMDLAIQTSTLSTDLKGMLLNEIAIYEKLVSAFINNTIELELSIAESTLHYDRIAPEMALSQNKIDQILEETSEKLRSQRRSSTIQTIAIFSSAFIVLIWLVILQLQGARKLAKRLQQLAQGMQEVAAGNFEEIGELPQGNDEVGTLAETFLAMATKIRSQITVIQKAQEKAEIANQAKSSFLANMSHELRTPLNAILGFTQVMQHHDSLTTEQNNHLNIINQSGEHLLALINDVLDMSKIEAGKSTLNKDSFNLPKLLETLEAMLKFKAESKGLDLVIDCAPDVPRWIRTDQQKLRQVLINLLGNALKFTQDGQVQLQVTQTNASEENPESRLEATSALSQVLTFEVIDSGPGITPEELQHLFDSFSQGEHGKQQGGTGLGMAISQSFVQLMGGKIRVESQLGQGTRFSFELPVEIASSVNPSLVKSRAIAKLAENQPDYRILVVENNQTSQLLMVQLLTGVGFSVKTASDGQEALERCQEWYPHLIWMDFNMPVMDGYEATRQIKQWAETQRASHWVLPLQSQAINKKTNIMAEVVGKSSLVLHAKEEKNIDSVVSQDFPVVIALTGKIFEIDRQQMFSAGCCDFVCKPIQRQLILEKMADHLGVCYQYQEMEVHSTLQGRSPVSDIDITTHGNAAELSVEMLQTISVEWVKQLHDEACLAEQENIIDLVNDIMDSNPSLALAIRHLVDQFDYGKIIICTEQVLKHE; this comes from the coding sequence ATGAATCGGCGTCGACCAGGATTTTTTAATCAGTTTTCGCAATTAGCTGTGGTCGCTCTAGTGGTCACTCTGATGTTAGCCATTCTCGATTTTCGCGATCGTTCAGAAGTCAATCGTATCCTGATAGAGCAACAGACACTTTTACTCTTAAAAAAGCAACTTACCCAAGCTAATCAGGACTTACTAAGAGCAAGACTCAATGAATCGCAATTAATTAATACACAAAAATCCATTTTCTTTAAAGGATTTGAAGCAAAGTTAGAGCAGGTTGAAGCCCAAACGAAAAACCTAACTGAAGAGTCTAGCGATAAAGAAATCCGTGAACCTCTAACCACCACGCTTGTACATCTTGAGAATTATCAGAACTCAGTTTCCAATACTCGCAACCTGCAACGGGAGATGGGCTTAGATGATGTTGATGGTATTTTGACTCAGCTAAAAACCTCTAACCAGACCATCGAAAAATATTTGGATCTAGCCGAAAAAAAAGACTTGATTTTTGAATTTGCTCACATGCAAATCCAGGAAAAAGACTTTAGCAGTACCCTCGATATGCGGCTAGCAAATCAACTAAATGATCAAATCGAGGAAATGGACTTAGCGATTCAAACTTCGACTCTCTCCACAGATTTGAAGGGAATGTTGCTAAACGAAATTGCTATCTACGAAAAACTGGTTTCTGCATTTATTAACAACACCATTGAACTAGAACTATCCATCGCAGAAAGTACCCTCCACTATGACCGGATTGCCCCGGAAATGGCTCTTAGTCAGAACAAAATCGATCAGATTTTAGAAGAAACCTCTGAAAAATTGCGATCGCAGCGCCGCAGCTCCACAATTCAAACCATCGCTATTTTTAGTAGTGCCTTTATTGTTTTGATATGGCTTGTCATTCTGCAATTGCAAGGTGCGAGAAAACTCGCTAAACGTCTACAGCAATTGGCTCAAGGGATGCAAGAAGTGGCAGCAGGAAACTTTGAAGAAATTGGTGAATTGCCCCAAGGCAATGACGAAGTGGGGACATTAGCGGAGACCTTTTTAGCAATGGCCACGAAGATTCGTAGCCAAATAACAGTTATTCAAAAGGCTCAAGAAAAAGCAGAAATCGCGAATCAGGCTAAATCAAGTTTCCTCGCTAATATGAGCCATGAGCTGCGTACCCCGCTAAATGCCATCTTGGGGTTCACTCAAGTTATGCAGCATCACGATAGCCTGACGACAGAGCAAAATAATCACCTCAACATTATTAATCAGAGTGGCGAACATCTTCTCGCACTTATTAATGATGTTTTAGATATGTCCAAGATTGAGGCAGGGAAATCCACGCTCAATAAAGATAGTTTTAATCTCCCGAAGCTACTAGAAACTTTAGAAGCGATGCTGAAGTTTAAGGCTGAGTCTAAAGGGTTAGATCTCGTAATTGACTGCGCTCCCGATGTACCTCGGTGGATTCGGACAGATCAGCAAAAACTGCGCCAAGTCTTAATTAACCTACTTGGTAATGCCCTGAAATTTACTCAGGATGGGCAAGTTCAATTACAGGTCACTCAAACTAATGCATCTGAAGAAAATCCAGAAAGCAGATTAGAGGCGACATCAGCTTTAAGTCAGGTATTAACCTTTGAGGTTATAGATTCTGGCCCAGGTATTACTCCCGAAGAATTACAACATCTATTTGATTCGTTTAGCCAAGGTGAACATGGCAAGCAGCAAGGTGGTACTGGTCTAGGGATGGCCATTAGTCAGAGCTTTGTTCAGCTGATGGGAGGAAAAATTCGGGTTGAAAGTCAGTTGGGACAAGGGACTCGATTTAGTTTTGAACTGCCTGTAGAAATAGCTTCTTCGGTCAATCCAAGCTTGGTAAAATCACGGGCGATCGCCAAACTAGCTGAGAACCAACCGGATTATCGAATTTTGGTTGTGGAGAATAATCAAACTAGTCAGTTACTAATGGTGCAACTTTTGACTGGGGTTGGATTTTCTGTAAAGACAGCAAGTGATGGACAGGAAGCTCTTGAACGCTGCCAGGAATGGTATCCGCACCTCATTTGGATGGATTTCAATATGCCGGTTATGGATGGTTATGAGGCGACTCGACAAATTAAACAGTGGGCTGAAACTCAAAGAGCATCCCATTGGGTTTTACCCTTGCAGTCTCAAGCCATCAATAAAAAGACGAACATTATGGCGGAAGTTGTTGGCAAGTCGTCTTTAGTTCTCCACGCAAAAGAAGAAAAAAATATTGACTCTGTTGTCTCCCAAGATTTTCCTGTGGTGATTGCGCTAACGGGCAAGATCTTTGAGATTGATCGCCAGCAGATGTTTTCAGCGGGATGTTGCGACTTTGTTTGTAAACCCATTCAACGGCAGCTAATTCTGGAGAAAATGGCTGATCATTTGGGAGTTTGTTATCAATATCAAGAAATGGAGGTTCACTCTACACTTCAGGGGCGATCGCCCGTTTCAGACATAGACATCACAACTCATGGGAATGCTGCTGAACTTAGCGTTGAAATGTTGCAGACAATCTCTGTGGAATGGGTTAAACAGCTTCACGATGAAGCTTGCCTCGCTGAGCAGGAAAACATCATTGATTTAGTCAACGATATTATGGATTCCAATCCCTCTTTAGCCTTAGCGATTCGGCATCTAGTAGATCAATTTGATTACGGGAAAATCATCATTTGTACAGAGCAGGTGTTAAAGCATGAATGA
- a CDS encoding NAD(P)(+) transhydrogenase (Re/Si-specific) subunit beta, whose product MDSVLGNGIELSYLVAASLFILGLKKLGSPATARRGNQLAAVGMLLAVVATLLDQQVLNYGMIAGGIVIGSIIGLITAKKVEMTDMPQLVGLFNGLGGAASALVAIAEFWRLLTIGETITITTTVTIILGVLIGGVTLTGSFIAFAKLQGIMPGRPVIFPAQQLINFGILGGFLTGSVYLFLNPDPNIFLVLVGISLFLGVLFVIPIGGGDMPVVISLLNSYSGLAASAAGFVVGNNMLIIAGALVGASGIILTQIMCKAMNRSITNVLFAGFGSDSGTAVAGGAGADIDGTVKSVDAEESAMMLGYARNVVIIPGYGMAVAQAQHSVKELADMLEKNGVDVKYAIHPVAGRMPGHMNVLLAEANVPYNQLYDMDDINTQFDNTDVALVIGANDVVNPAARHDKGSPIYGMPILEVDKAKTTIVIKRSMNTGFSGVQNELFFKDKTMMLFGSAKDMVEKIASEVKEL is encoded by the coding sequence ATGGATAGCGTTTTAGGAAATGGTATCGAGCTCAGTTATCTCGTTGCCGCATCTCTGTTTATTCTCGGTCTAAAAAAATTAGGTTCCCCTGCGACTGCCCGGCGCGGTAATCAGTTAGCCGCAGTGGGAATGCTTCTCGCTGTTGTCGCTACGTTACTCGACCAGCAGGTGCTCAATTACGGCATGATCGCTGGTGGTATTGTCATCGGCTCCATCATTGGTTTGATCACCGCGAAGAAGGTTGAAATGACCGATATGCCCCAACTGGTGGGTTTGTTTAATGGTCTGGGTGGTGCTGCTTCTGCATTGGTGGCGATCGCCGAATTCTGGCGGCTATTGACTATTGGTGAAACTATCACCATCACCACAACCGTCACCATTATCTTGGGCGTGTTAATTGGTGGTGTGACCTTAACTGGTAGCTTTATTGCCTTTGCCAAATTGCAAGGCATTATGCCCGGTCGTCCCGTTATTTTCCCAGCCCAACAACTGATTAACTTCGGGATTTTAGGCGGTTTCCTCACAGGAAGTGTTTATCTCTTCCTTAACCCAGACCCCAATATTTTCCTCGTCCTTGTTGGGATTTCCCTTTTCCTCGGCGTACTCTTCGTTATCCCTATCGGTGGTGGCGATATGCCCGTGGTTATTTCCTTGCTCAACTCCTATTCTGGTTTGGCAGCAAGTGCCGCTGGTTTCGTGGTTGGGAACAACATGCTCATCATCGCAGGTGCATTGGTTGGTGCGTCAGGTATTATCCTCACCCAGATTATGTGTAAGGCGATGAACCGCTCCATTACCAATGTCCTCTTTGCCGGATTTGGTAGTGACAGTGGCACGGCCGTAGCAGGTGGTGCAGGCGCAGATATCGACGGCACAGTAAAGAGCGTTGATGCTGAAGAAAGTGCGATGATGCTCGGTTATGCTCGCAACGTTGTCATCATCCCTGGTTACGGTATGGCGGTAGCCCAGGCACAGCACTCCGTTAAAGAATTAGCTGACATGCTCGAAAAAAATGGCGTTGATGTGAAATATGCCATTCACCCTGTAGCGGGACGGATGCCTGGTCATATGAACGTGCTTCTAGCTGAGGCAAACGTACCTTACAACCAGCTCTATGACATGGATGATATCAATACCCAATTTGATAACACCGATGTCGCATTGGTAATCGGTGCCAATGATGTAGTTAATCCCGCAGCACGCCACGACAAAGGCAGTCCAATCTACGGAATGCCTATTCTAGAAGTGGATAAAGCAAAGACCACAATTGTGATTAAGCGCAGTATGAATACTGGTTTCTCTGGTGTTCAGAATGAGTTGTTCTTTAAAGACAAAACCATGATGCTTTTTGGCAGTGCAAAAGACATGGTCGAAAAGATTGCCTCTGAGGTGAAAGAACTTTAA
- the yidC gene encoding membrane protein insertase YidC, whose amino-acid sequence MDFGIGFLSNNVMLPILDFFYGIVPSYGFAIIALTLVIRFAVYPLSAKSIRSMRRTKITQPLMQKRVKEIQERFKNEPAKQQEAMSQVYKEFGNPLAGCLPIVLQMPILFALFATLRGTPFANINYTANIQILPGEKMEQVEIQPTTVKTQNVYFDSGVHYPITLSLPTGNKVGVGEEFQFALQSKEGKAYSNIAAEYPDNNLKPIFEVTKGQERLKINDDGSLVALETGDATVQVTIPGIAADSGFLFVEALGRIGVNGEDGIHWDILGMVLFFGISLYINQTISGGTQQKATGGDEKAQAQQAVNKVTPLIFSGMFLFFPLPAGVLMYMTIANAFQTVQTFILTKEPLPENLQKMVDEEEKAKKGRETLPFERKKGSKRKEKTSG is encoded by the coding sequence ATGGATTTTGGGATCGGATTTTTATCAAATAATGTGATGTTGCCAATCCTAGATTTTTTCTACGGAATTGTGCCAAGTTATGGCTTTGCAATCATCGCGCTCACCCTCGTCATTCGCTTTGCGGTTTATCCCCTTAGTGCTAAATCAATTCGGAGCATGAGACGCACCAAGATTACGCAGCCGCTCATGCAGAAACGCGTTAAGGAGATCCAAGAACGTTTCAAAAATGAACCAGCGAAGCAGCAGGAAGCGATGTCGCAGGTCTACAAAGAATTTGGCAATCCATTAGCTGGTTGTTTGCCAATTGTGCTCCAAATGCCAATTTTGTTTGCGTTGTTCGCAACATTGCGTGGTACACCTTTTGCGAATATTAACTACACTGCAAATATTCAAATCCTGCCTGGCGAGAAAATGGAGCAGGTGGAGATTCAGCCCACCACTGTCAAAACTCAAAATGTCTATTTTGATAGCGGTGTCCATTACCCCATCACTTTATCTTTGCCGACAGGTAATAAAGTGGGTGTTGGTGAAGAGTTCCAGTTTGCATTGCAGAGCAAAGAAGGCAAAGCTTACAGTAACATCGCAGCTGAATACCCAGACAATAACCTCAAGCCCATCTTTGAGGTTACTAAAGGTCAAGAACGCCTCAAGATTAATGATGATGGCAGCTTGGTCGCTTTAGAAACTGGTGATGCAACGGTGCAGGTGACAATTCCTGGTATTGCGGCAGACAGCGGTTTTCTTTTTGTTGAAGCTTTGGGCCGCATTGGCGTTAATGGTGAAGATGGTATCCACTGGGATATTTTGGGAATGGTTCTCTTCTTCGGTATTAGTTTGTATATCAACCAGACGATTTCTGGTGGTACTCAGCAAAAAGCGACTGGTGGTGACGAAAAAGCTCAAGCTCAGCAAGCTGTGAATAAAGTTACACCTCTTATTTTCTCGGGAATGTTTTTATTCTTCCCTCTTCCTGCTGGTGTCTTGATGTACATGACGATCGCCAATGCTTTTCAAACGGTACAGACGTTTATTTTGACGAAAGAGCCGCTTCCTGAAAATTTACAAAAAATGGTAGATGAGGAAGAAAAGGCAAAGAAAGGTCGTGAGACATTACCCTTTGAGCGTAAGAAAGGCTCGAAACGTAAAGAAAAGACTTCAGGATAA
- a CDS encoding response regulator, whose product MNDAFPQHITGHILIVDDVPENVQLLSRTLSEKGHKVRGVLSGEMALRASNSLPDLILLDVMMPDMNGYDVCRQLKKSPHTCNIPVIFLSALDASAHKVRAFDVGGVDYITKPFQLKEVHARVSHQLKLQHLQKQLIAQAEALSEKNKHLQQEIHERKQIEEALRESEIEERQKKQELSQTLDQLQKAQSQLIHQEKMSGLGQLVAGVAHEINNPVTFIYGNLECAETYAQDLLKALQIYQKIESQLPKNLKAEIDDLGLDFIREDFPKLLESMNVGAERIREIVNSLRVFSRHSEGEIKPADIHEGLDSTLMILQSRLRPQSSYGAVTVEKNYGDLPKIECYSGQLNQVFMNILTNAIDALEPLRIKGETETFYSHRTPTIQIQTKSLPDNVIGIYISDNGPGVPKEVKTRLFDPFFTTKDIGKGTGLGLSISYKIVVERHGGDLRCISVSGQGAMFAIEIPVVQPKKSS is encoded by the coding sequence ATGAATGACGCTTTCCCACAGCATATAACAGGTCATATTCTGATCGTTGATGATGTCCCTGAAAATGTTCAGTTACTTTCTCGTACCCTCTCTGAGAAAGGTCATAAAGTTAGGGGAGTTCTGTCAGGAGAGATGGCCCTTAGAGCCTCGAATTCTCTACCAGATTTGATCCTTTTGGACGTCATGATGCCCGATATGAATGGCTATGATGTTTGCCGCCAATTAAAAAAATCCCCTCATACTTGCAATATTCCCGTGATCTTTTTGAGTGCTTTGGATGCTTCAGCTCATAAAGTGCGAGCTTTTGATGTTGGTGGAGTTGATTATATTACTAAGCCCTTTCAGCTCAAGGAAGTTCATGCCCGAGTCAGTCACCAATTAAAGCTACAGCACTTGCAAAAGCAATTGATCGCTCAAGCGGAAGCTCTGAGCGAAAAAAATAAGCATTTGCAACAGGAAATCCATGAGCGTAAACAGATAGAAGAGGCGCTGCGAGAGTCAGAGATAGAAGAGAGGCAGAAAAAGCAGGAGTTGAGTCAAACTTTGGATCAACTGCAAAAAGCTCAATCTCAACTCATTCACCAAGAAAAGATGTCGGGATTAGGACAGCTTGTGGCTGGGGTCGCCCATGAAATTAATAACCCAGTCACATTTATCTATGGCAATCTAGAATGTGCTGAAACTTATGCCCAAGATCTCCTTAAAGCATTACAGATTTACCAAAAGATAGAGTCTCAGTTACCTAAGAATCTGAAGGCTGAGATAGATGATTTAGGTCTGGATTTTATTAGAGAAGACTTTCCTAAATTGTTGGAATCAATGAATGTCGGTGCTGAGCGTATTCGTGAGATTGTGAATTCCTTACGGGTTTTTTCTCGTCATAGTGAGGGTGAAATTAAGCCCGCTGATATCCATGAAGGACTCGACAGTACGTTGATGATTCTCCAAAGTCGGCTTCGTCCCCAGTCTAGTTATGGGGCTGTAACAGTAGAAAAAAATTATGGAGATTTACCGAAAATCGAGTGCTATTCGGGTCAGCTCAACCAGGTCTTTATGAATATTTTGACCAATGCGATTGATGCATTAGAACCCCTGAGAATAAAAGGAGAAACGGAGACTTTTTATTCTCATCGGACGCCCACTATTCAAATTCAGACAAAGTCCCTACCTGATAATGTCATTGGTATTTATATTTCTGATAATGGCCCTGGTGTTCCTAAAGAAGTTAAGACACGATTGTTTGATCCATTTTTTACGACCAAGGATATTGGTAAGGGCACAGGGCTAGGACTTTCTATTAGCTACAAAATTGTTGTGGAGCGTCATGGGGGAGATCTACGCTGTATTTCGGTGTCAGGTCAAGGAGCAATGTTTGCGATCGAAATTCCAGTGGTGCAACCGAAGAAATCATCCTAA
- a CDS encoding NAD(P) transhydrogenase subunit alpha yields the protein MTTATLLSSLFVFVLASFVGFEIINKVPPTLHTPLMSGANAISGIAVVGALLVSGDNSNLNLTVILGLIAVVCATINVVGGFLVTDRMLQMFKKKEA from the coding sequence ATGACAACAGCAACGCTACTCAGTAGCCTGTTCGTATTTGTGCTGGCTTCCTTTGTGGGATTTGAAATCATTAATAAAGTCCCACCAACTCTCCACACTCCCCTCATGTCCGGTGCGAATGCCATTTCTGGTATTGCCGTTGTGGGTGCTCTGCTTGTCTCTGGCGACAACAGCAATCTCAACCTCACCGTCATCCTCGGTCTCATCGCCGTGGTCTGCGCCACAATCAACGTCGTTGGTGGCTTTCTCGTGACTGACCGGATGCTGCAAATGTTTAAGAAAAAGGAGGCCTAA
- a CDS encoding PH domain-containing protein yields the protein MGIKEDVIYEGGPHIGDLIISILMGFTVIFLPLTVGAVVRALWLRYRITSRRISVTGGWNGRDRTDIIYSEVRKVVKIPRGLGLYGDLVVTLQDGSRLELRAMPNFRDIYDHIAQKASARTGVPIEAITAI from the coding sequence ATGGGCATTAAAGAAGACGTTATCTATGAAGGTGGCCCCCATATTGGTGATCTGATCATCAGTATTTTGATGGGATTCACCGTGATTTTTCTCCCGTTGACCGTTGGAGCTGTTGTACGTGCACTTTGGTTGCGGTATCGCATTACTTCCCGCCGTATCTCTGTGACAGGTGGTTGGAATGGCCGTGATCGCACAGATATTATTTACAGCGAAGTCCGTAAAGTTGTGAAGATCCCTCGGGGTCTTGGTCTCTACGGCGATCTTGTTGTTACGCTCCAAGATGGTAGCCGTTTGGAACTACGCGCTATGCCAAACTTCCGCGACATTTATGATCACATTGCCCAGAAAGCATCTGCTCGTACAGGTGTTCCTATTGAGGCAATCACTGCCATTTAA
- a CDS encoding YHS domain-containing (seleno)protein produces MAIKNIKIPSLLLSFAAIIALTGCGEAEQTSETIQTDSSTEQTETIEPSAANYSVNIDEKGRALRGNDPVAYFTNNEPVVGNQEFSFRWNDAEYYFATAENRDEFISDPEKYAPANGGYCTFGVVLAKKFDGDPEVWSVHNDRLHVFLNQEVKEKFLQDESGNLSRVAEIWPTIRDKSPEELEAS; encoded by the coding sequence ATGGCTATAAAAAACATCAAGATTCCATCGTTGTTACTCAGCTTTGCTGCAATTATTGCGCTCACTGGGTGTGGTGAAGCTGAGCAGACTTCAGAGACGATACAGACTGATTCATCGACCGAACAGACCGAAACAATAGAGCCATCAGCGGCTAACTACAGCGTCAATATCGACGAAAAGGGTAGGGCATTGCGAGGCAATGATCCAGTGGCTTACTTTACGAATAATGAACCTGTTGTTGGCAATCAAGAATTTAGCTTTCGATGGAATGATGCCGAATATTATTTTGCGACAGCCGAAAATCGGGATGAATTCATCAGCGACCCAGAGAAATACGCTCCTGCAAATGGTGGATATTGTACTTTTGGGGTAGTGCTGGCCAAAAAATTTGATGGTGACCCAGAAGTTTGGTCTGTCCACAATGATCGCCTTCACGTTTTCCTCAACCAAGAAGTTAAAGAAAAATTTTTACAGGATGAGTCCGGAAATCTAAGTAGGGTTGCTGAAATTTGGCCTACTATTCGAGATAAGTCTCCAGAAGAGCTCGAAGCCTCTTAA
- the rnpA gene encoding ribonuclease P protein component, with translation MGLPKAHRLKHWRDFRTVYKQGKRFHGKHLVLIVHRSTPADQPTNIGISISRKVSKKAVVRNKIKRRLRHICRLFLPSMKHHRQVIIIVRSGSAECEHEDFLRELEQLLIKAEVLDGH, from the coding sequence GTGGGACTTCCGAAAGCACATCGGCTTAAACATTGGCGAGATTTTAGGACAGTTTATAAGCAGGGCAAGCGATTTCATGGCAAGCATCTGGTTTTAATTGTTCATCGGTCGACTCCTGCTGATCAACCAACCAACATTGGGATCAGTATCAGTCGAAAAGTCAGTAAAAAAGCCGTTGTTCGCAACAAGATTAAACGCCGCTTACGCCATATCTGTAGACTGTTTTTACCCAGCATGAAGCATCATAGGCAAGTGATCATCATTGTGCGTTCGGGCTCCGCAGAATGCGAACATGAAGATTTTTTGCGAGAATTAGAACAGTTACTGATCAAAGCTGAGGTGCTTGATGGGCATTAA
- a CDS encoding Re/Si-specific NAD(P)(+) transhydrogenase subunit alpha: protein MKIAVARESVLGEHRVALTPDQVSRLIKKGWEIVVESGAGNNSLSTDDAYQQAGAAIEGDRQTLWQSGDILVKVAPPTAEEIDLMPEGSMFASLLNPLGQPEVIQQLANKKITALGMELIPRTSRAQSMDVLSSQAGVAGYKAVLMAAAALPKFFPMLTTAAGTIRPAKVFIIGAGVAGLQAIATARRLGAIVEAFDIRPAVKEEVQSLGAKFVEVELNEETATAGGYAKEVSEDSKKKSQELIAKHVATADVVITTAQVPGRRAPVLVTDAMIAEMNPGSILVDLAGEQGGNCEGCVAGRETQVHGATIIAPINLPSTVSVHASQMFSKNMSTLLQLLIPENEINLDFEDDIIDSVCVTHAGEVRNERVKGAIAQTAVTA from the coding sequence ATGAAAATTGCTGTTGCTAGGGAAAGTGTCCTTGGGGAACACCGAGTAGCACTAACCCCGGATCAGGTTTCTCGTCTCATTAAAAAGGGCTGGGAAATCGTTGTTGAGTCTGGGGCGGGTAATAATTCCCTCAGTACTGATGATGCATATCAACAAGCAGGGGCAGCTATCGAAGGCGATCGCCAAACGCTTTGGCAGTCGGGCGACATTCTCGTTAAAGTAGCGCCTCCAACAGCGGAAGAGATTGATCTCATGCCTGAGGGATCGATGTTTGCAAGTTTGTTAAATCCTTTGGGCCAACCGGAAGTTATCCAACAATTAGCCAATAAAAAGATTACAGCGTTGGGGATGGAATTGATCCCCCGTACCAGCCGTGCCCAAAGCATGGATGTTTTGTCGTCCCAAGCAGGGGTTGCTGGTTACAAAGCTGTATTAATGGCAGCGGCAGCACTCCCCAAATTTTTCCCAATGTTAACTACCGCGGCGGGCACAATTCGTCCAGCTAAGGTGTTTATTATTGGTGCAGGTGTTGCCGGTCTCCAGGCGATCGCCACAGCCCGTCGTTTGGGCGCTATTGTTGAAGCCTTTGATATTCGCCCTGCAGTCAAGGAAGAAGTGCAAAGTTTGGGCGCAAAATTCGTTGAAGTTGAATTAAACGAAGAAACAGCCACCGCTGGTGGTTATGCCAAGGAAGTTTCTGAAGACTCCAAGAAAAAGAGTCAGGAACTGATTGCTAAGCATGTGGCCACAGCAGATGTTGTCATTACCACTGCTCAAGTACCCGGTAGACGCGCCCCTGTCCTCGTGACTGATGCGATGATCGCTGAGATGAATCCTGGTTCAATCCTCGTGGATCTTGCGGGAGAACAAGGTGGTAACTGTGAAGGTTGTGTCGCTGGTCGAGAGACGCAAGTTCATGGCGCGACAATTATTGCACCAATTAATTTACCGTCGACAGTGTCTGTTCATGCCAGCCAAATGTTCTCTAAGAATATGTCCACGCTGTTGCAACTTTTGATCCCCGAAAACGAAATTAATCTCGATTTTGAAGATGACATTATCGATTCGGTTTGTGTCACCCATGCCGGGGAAGTACGCAATGAACGCGTTAAAGGGGCGATCGCCCAAACAGCGGTGACAGCTTAG